A single region of the Enterococcus mundtii genome encodes:
- a CDS encoding VirB4-like conjugal transfer ATPase, CD1110 family, translating into MNKGIKKSSLTKLLHKQKKKRGKKERKSAPAKHAQRKIRYEKMYESGICELASGYYSKSIQFSDVNYQIAPVEDQQAIFQGYCTLLDSCDERTHLTITLKKKRMEQKELEKQLFYKETGESQDIYRRELNEMLRRTMTEGGTNFSKQNLLTFSTQSTDYDQAKHSLTRIEQQLSHSLSEIESSSQTLSGKERLQLLHELIKPNEWFQFNYTDLVYSRLSTKAVVTPASFSFKAKDYIEIGSEYAQVLYLKDYPTKLSDRLILELMDIGEELCLSIHIEPVDSEKANQLVQIKKAYMEGDKITAERKATQKGYDPYSNIPYELTNSIKEAEALLDDLVKTGQKLYFVTFLVYFRSQTKEKLADIAEQVQHVGRKNRCHFNALDYLQDEGFNSVLPLGKNWIEQQRTLTTESTAIFIPFSAQDLNHIDGKYYGKNEMTKNSVRINRKQLNTPSGMILGSSGSGKGVAKKYEEITTLLKNPEDEVISIDPEDEDTIIGNDFDAQIINIAPNTNTFINLLDISEDLRGEADPVKLKSDFLLTACEALIGGPTGLNSAQRSIIDRVTRLTYFNFQKISEKSAPTLAEDWFPLLKEQPEKEAQTLALDLELYIDGSLSMFSKPTNVSLNKRFVIYNTKQLGNQLKTFGMMVVLEQVWNRVVRNRDRGITTWIYIDEMQLLLNDPYCENYFFELWSRIRKWGAIATGITQNVETLLLSDKARRMLSNTEFIIMLKQAKSDLDELSSLFNLSYQQQRQLLNPIKGAGLIRAGNAIVPFSNTVDPTTKLYELITTDPVERHRLRQDVSP; encoded by the coding sequence GTGAACAAGGGAATTAAAAAGTCTTCCTTAACCAAACTATTACACAAGCAAAAGAAAAAAAGAGGAAAAAAAGAACGAAAATCAGCACCAGCCAAACATGCACAAAGGAAGATTCGTTATGAAAAAATGTACGAAAGTGGAATTTGTGAACTTGCTTCCGGATATTATTCAAAAAGTATCCAGTTTTCAGATGTCAATTACCAAATTGCACCTGTAGAAGACCAACAAGCTATTTTTCAAGGGTATTGTACCTTACTAGATAGTTGTGATGAACGAACGCATCTAACGATTACCTTGAAAAAAAAGCGAATGGAACAAAAGGAACTGGAAAAGCAATTGTTCTATAAAGAAACAGGGGAGAGTCAGGACATCTACCGTCGAGAATTGAATGAAATGCTGCGGCGAACCATGACAGAAGGAGGAACGAATTTTAGCAAACAAAATCTATTGACCTTCAGCACGCAGTCTACTGATTATGACCAAGCCAAGCATTCCTTGACACGTATCGAACAACAACTTAGTCATAGTCTTTCGGAAATCGAATCAAGTAGTCAAACACTTTCTGGCAAAGAACGGTTGCAACTGCTCCATGAATTGATCAAACCTAATGAATGGTTCCAGTTCAATTATACAGATTTAGTTTATAGCCGTTTGTCGACAAAAGCAGTTGTTACCCCTGCAAGTTTCAGCTTTAAAGCAAAAGACTATATCGAAATTGGCTCAGAGTATGCCCAAGTCCTATATTTGAAAGATTACCCCACCAAACTTTCAGATAGATTGATCTTAGAATTAATGGATATTGGCGAAGAGTTGTGTTTATCGATCCACATTGAACCAGTGGATTCTGAAAAAGCAAATCAGTTGGTTCAAATTAAAAAAGCTTATATGGAAGGGGACAAAATAACTGCTGAAAGAAAAGCGACACAAAAAGGCTATGATCCTTATTCAAATATTCCGTATGAATTGACCAATAGTATCAAAGAAGCCGAAGCTTTATTAGACGATCTAGTCAAAACCGGTCAAAAATTATATTTTGTTACCTTCCTCGTTTATTTCCGATCTCAGACCAAAGAAAAACTTGCTGATATTGCGGAACAAGTCCAACATGTTGGGCGTAAAAATCGTTGTCATTTCAATGCATTAGACTATCTACAAGATGAAGGATTCAATTCGGTCTTACCTTTAGGAAAAAATTGGATCGAACAACAACGGACGTTGACGACAGAAAGTACAGCGATTTTTATTCCATTTTCAGCGCAAGATCTTAATCATATAGATGGCAAATATTACGGGAAAAATGAAATGACCAAAAATAGTGTAAGGATCAATCGTAAGCAACTAAACACGCCGAGTGGCATGATTTTAGGTAGCTCTGGTTCAGGCAAAGGTGTAGCCAAAAAATATGAAGAAATCACGACGTTACTTAAAAATCCCGAAGATGAAGTCATTTCGATTGATCCGGAAGATGAAGATACGATCATCGGCAATGATTTTGATGCTCAAATCATCAATATCGCCCCTAATACCAATACCTTCATCAACTTACTAGATATTTCAGAAGACTTGAGAGGAGAGGCAGATCCAGTAAAATTGAAATCTGACTTTCTGTTAACTGCTTGTGAAGCCTTGATCGGTGGGCCAACTGGGTTAAATTCGGCACAACGATCGATCATTGATCGTGTCACGCGATTGACGTATTTCAATTTTCAAAAAATCTCAGAAAAATCAGCGCCGACATTGGCGGAAGATTGGTTTCCGCTTTTAAAAGAACAACCGGAAAAAGAGGCGCAGACATTGGCGTTAGACTTAGAGTTATATATCGATGGTTCACTTTCGATGTTTTCTAAACCAACTAATGTTTCTTTAAATAAACGTTTTGTGATTTACAATACGAAACAACTAGGGAATCAATTGAAAACTTTTGGGATGATGGTTGTTTTGGAACAAGTGTGGAATCGGGTCGTTCGCAATCGAGACAGAGGCATCACTACTTGGATCTATATTGATGAAATGCAACTCCTGTTAAATGATCCTTACTGTGAAAATTATTTTTTTGAACTATGGAGCCGAATCCGTAAATGGGGTGCGATTGCCACTGGTATTACCCAAAATGTCGAAACCTTATTATTATCAGATAAAGCACGCCGAATGTTAAGTAATACGGAATTTATCATTATGTTGAAACAAGCGAAAAGTGATTTAGATGAGCTGTCTTCCTTATTCAATCTTTCGTATCAGCAACAAAGACAATTACTCAATCCAATCAAAGGCGCAGGATTGATACGGGCAGGCAATGCCATTGTCCCTTTTTCCAACACTGTTGATCCAACAACAAAACTTTATGAGTTGATCACCACTGATCCTGTCGAACGCCACAGATTACGACAGGATGTATCGCCATGA
- a CDS encoding PrgI family protein: MAIEVVIRKEIKEYQEKIFFGFSLRQVIVIALALIVILPVGLLNHFIWGYSIDDLGIVLMFFTSPILSVGWIKKNQLPLEKYLLIRWRHLIATKHYPYQNARLEEDHEGISTRKNSKTEKYRSEQGN; the protein is encoded by the coding sequence ATGGCGATTGAAGTCGTGATCAGAAAAGAAATCAAAGAGTATCAAGAGAAGATCTTTTTTGGCTTCTCTTTAAGACAGGTTATCGTTATTGCATTGGCTTTAATCGTGATTTTACCGGTCGGCCTACTTAATCATTTTATTTGGGGCTATTCAATTGATGATCTAGGAATTGTATTGATGTTTTTTACTAGTCCGATTTTATCGGTGGGTTGGATCAAAAAAAATCAGTTACCTTTAGAAAAATATCTCCTTATCCGTTGGCGCCATCTTATCGCAACAAAGCACTATCCATATCAAAATGCTCGTTTGGAGGAAGATCATGAAGGGATTTCAACGAGGAAAAACAGTAAAACAGAGAAATATCGAAGTGAACAAGGGAATTAA
- a CDS encoding immunoglobulin-like domain-containing protein, with product MTKRKKYMRFGLFIFSCSVVLFVSGCKTQQTEDPSTAGPTSSKMKQAISVETPEESYFKKENNSSHLFEFASQFRKPLDLPTEAMIKDETNQLRIAYLEATTVSQNRENTESRSNLTNRFEENEQKGTLSNISAIPESDNHWQGPYVHANAPLQILPRGTAIDPFTYFTVVQGSDPVPVIHYTPVDPNESGYQVMQITAIDSKGKVSVATVTFLFNHSPIIQQVRQSHHITIGSSIDLLAGISAHDEEDGELTSEVQVQTTLQTEQEGSYEVIYSVTDQFGASTKLISNMRITNEAPIIAGPNQLVLPVDQSFSLFDYFSANDQEDGAINLTSDNILASDLVPYVPGNYFVRIGNVVDRYGKRAAERTIRVHLTNEAPTITNTHMTLPVFSELNKESYLAKLVLADREDPVEQLHVAIALPFWEKIDTSRLNTYRFPLQVQDTHGEITKTFGSIQVINEPPVFSGIEDKRIIVGEEKPDLLAGISVSDREESIGIEDVEIIEEIAWDTPGSYPVYLTVKDTFTETTVSFHVIIQDNNPEMPEKLSE from the coding sequence ATGACTAAAAGGAAAAAATACATGAGATTTGGCTTGTTCATATTCAGTTGTTCAGTTGTTTTGTTCGTCAGCGGCTGTAAAACACAACAAACAGAAGATCCATCAACAGCTGGCCCTACTTCAAGCAAAATGAAACAGGCAATCAGCGTGGAGACACCAGAGGAGAGCTATTTCAAAAAAGAAAACAATTCTTCTCATTTGTTTGAGTTTGCTTCTCAATTTAGAAAACCACTGGATCTTCCCACGGAAGCAATGATCAAGGATGAAACCAATCAGCTGAGAATCGCTTACCTTGAAGCCACAACAGTCTCTCAAAATCGGGAAAATACAGAATCAAGAAGCAATCTCACAAATCGCTTCGAAGAAAACGAACAAAAAGGTACTCTATCCAATATTTCAGCAATTCCAGAGAGCGATAATCATTGGCAAGGTCCTTACGTCCATGCAAATGCTCCATTGCAGATCTTACCAAGAGGAACAGCAATTGATCCCTTTACCTATTTTACTGTTGTTCAAGGAAGTGATCCCGTTCCAGTGATCCATTATACGCCCGTCGATCCTAATGAATCTGGCTACCAAGTGATGCAGATCACAGCAATTGATTCAAAAGGGAAAGTGAGTGTTGCGACAGTCACCTTTCTGTTTAATCACTCTCCGATCATTCAGCAAGTAAGACAAAGTCACCACATCACGATTGGTTCAAGTATTGACTTATTAGCGGGCATTTCTGCTCATGATGAAGAAGATGGTGAATTGACCTCAGAAGTTCAAGTACAAACCACACTCCAAACAGAACAAGAAGGCAGTTATGAAGTGATTTATTCTGTGACTGATCAATTTGGAGCAAGTACCAAGCTGATAAGTAATATGAGGATCACCAATGAAGCACCAATAATCGCGGGGCCGAACCAGCTCGTTTTACCTGTTGATCAATCATTCTCTTTATTTGATTATTTCTCCGCAAATGATCAAGAAGATGGTGCGATCAACCTTACTTCAGACAATATCTTGGCATCCGATCTTGTCCCATATGTACCAGGAAACTACTTCGTAAGAATTGGAAATGTCGTTGATCGGTATGGCAAAAGAGCGGCAGAGCGTACGATCCGTGTTCACTTAACAAATGAAGCGCCGACGATTACAAATACGCATATGACTCTTCCTGTATTCAGTGAACTGAATAAAGAAAGCTATCTAGCAAAACTAGTTCTTGCAGATCGTGAAGATCCGGTTGAGCAATTACATGTGGCAATCGCTCTGCCTTTTTGGGAGAAAATCGACACTTCCCGATTAAATACCTATCGTTTTCCTCTTCAAGTCCAAGATACACATGGAGAGATCACCAAAACCTTTGGGAGCATCCAAGTAATCAATGAACCACCTGTATTTTCTGGGATAGAGGATAAGAGAATCATTGTAGGCGAAGAAAAGCCAGATTTATTAGCAGGGATCTCCGTTTCGGATCGTGAAGAGAGTATTGGAATAGAAGATGTTGAGATCATAGAAGAAATCGCTTGGGATACACCTGGAAGCTATCCTGTTTATTTGACGGTCAAAGATACATTTACAGAAACGACAGTATCTTTTCATGTCATTATTCAAGACAACAATCCAGAAATGCCAGAGAAATTGAGCGAATAA
- a CDS encoding LPXTG cell wall anchor domain-containing protein, whose translation MKKSSESLFLILPIIILITIFFQMKVRPVSAETLPDLPMYQQITASDPNQTLRTAEQSIPQDNSWTNFKKNYQLVQRATGKLITIGSTNYIEAAIHEYSPRLADPFANESVVVDPAIHIPHIDIHLSNGGREIGWYGKRVKGEIALCLEQGVALNIGENSGYTSSIQNTELLKKISLIKYYGVIATNYTMEKELMTQLLAWEQQGITPTSITGVLTMNDYQTFKRTVMEQVERFYTQPSFDGQILDIKAGESQILTDTTGAFSNYSSSPVQQINGVTIEKQGNQVTVTASKEAPATSEIAFDYHIPSSYQGAIVVYQHPYTQNMVVGRVPQLTRTSFQLRVQKYGHAGIRKVDQQTKQPLVGAVFCFTTADGQIKELTTDSDGVAIWHDLLVDTVVTIQEIKAPEGYVLNPTPQTVTVKVNELTSITLANQEQTANLKVIKEDAETGNQPQGGAQLIGAVYKLTDKDGETVAELTMEEVNGSASAELKGLKLGTYYLQETIPPKGYNLDPTIYPIHLTYAGQNETVAVHSKTVTDRVIKGHVEGYKFGSKPLIPTSIFEILHALTSNQTNHKPPLEGIELTATAHTTGKEYVQVTEKNGYFKFIDLPYDTYTIAETKGTDGYLIIEPFEVTISEEGYTHFFLLEDEIIESRVHLIKIDQETGQQIPYAGAQFKIFDTWANDGQGAFVAMTRPNDTEKTEIFETNQKGELVTTESLPWGVDRYELHEVKAPEGYLPLEEPLIFSVTAENHSALIRLEVPNRLARQSIELIKRDRLNEQPLVQVPFGLYQVEKAENGGDILQFIEEYLTDDEGKIEVSDLPYGTYQFIEGKPLEGYLPLEEPLDFSVTIEKDGELIVLEAYNEREKLALTSLFTAIDGSKELDPTKDNQLKDVVWIKGAAIEVGHVYTVVTQYRKGDTGELINEAISTYTAKSKEDQFEVFLELKANTLKDKEQLTATHILYYESEQENEVAREDDLTNQEQTVHFNTPKEGEKEETKKQENTRDLPKTNSRTSVSLVGLGILFLGVSGLLIYQQKKGGLND comes from the coding sequence ATGAAGAAATCCTCTGAATCACTATTTTTGATTCTACCAATCATTATTTTAATCACTATTTTTTTTCAAATGAAAGTGAGACCAGTCTCGGCAGAAACATTGCCTGACCTACCCATGTATCAACAAATCACTGCATCTGATCCCAATCAAACTTTACGTACAGCTGAACAATCAATCCCACAGGATAATAGCTGGACAAATTTCAAAAAAAACTATCAATTAGTCCAAAGGGCCACTGGGAAATTGATTACTATTGGTTCGACGAATTATATTGAAGCGGCGATCCATGAATATTCTCCAAGATTGGCTGATCCATTTGCAAATGAAAGTGTCGTTGTTGATCCAGCGATCCATATCCCTCATATCGATATCCATCTATCTAATGGTGGCAGAGAAATTGGTTGGTACGGCAAGCGAGTGAAGGGAGAGATTGCGCTTTGTCTGGAACAAGGAGTAGCGCTGAATATTGGAGAAAATAGCGGGTATACTTCAAGTATTCAAAACACAGAATTATTGAAGAAAATTTCTTTGATTAAATACTATGGGGTGATTGCGACAAACTACACGATGGAAAAAGAATTGATGACGCAACTCCTTGCTTGGGAGCAACAAGGAATCACCCCCACCAGTATTACTGGTGTTTTGACAATGAACGATTACCAAACATTCAAACGAACAGTGATGGAACAAGTGGAACGGTTCTATACCCAACCGAGTTTTGATGGACAAATATTGGATATAAAAGCCGGCGAAAGCCAAATATTGACCGACACAACAGGAGCATTTTCAAATTATAGCTCATCGCCTGTTCAACAAATCAATGGAGTAACCATTGAAAAGCAAGGTAATCAAGTAACAGTCACTGCATCGAAAGAAGCACCGGCGACAAGTGAAATCGCATTTGATTATCATATCCCCAGTAGTTATCAAGGAGCAATCGTCGTGTACCAACATCCTTATACACAAAACATGGTAGTCGGTAGAGTGCCACAGCTGACAAGAACCTCCTTTCAGTTACGCGTGCAAAAATATGGACATGCAGGTATCCGCAAAGTCGATCAACAAACAAAACAACCATTAGTAGGCGCCGTTTTTTGTTTCACGACTGCGGATGGACAGATAAAAGAATTGACGACAGATTCTGATGGTGTTGCTATTTGGCATGATCTACTCGTTGATACGGTCGTTACGATTCAAGAAATCAAAGCGCCAGAAGGCTACGTTTTAAATCCAACGCCCCAGACTGTCACTGTCAAAGTGAATGAATTGACGAGTATCACATTAGCTAATCAAGAACAGACAGCTAATTTGAAGGTCATCAAAGAAGATGCAGAAACAGGCAATCAGCCTCAAGGAGGTGCCCAATTGATCGGAGCTGTCTATAAATTAACGGACAAAGACGGAGAAACAGTGGCGGAATTGACGATGGAAGAGGTTAATGGAAGTGCATCAGCTGAGCTAAAAGGGTTAAAACTAGGAACCTATTATTTACAAGAGACCATTCCACCGAAAGGATATAACTTAGATCCGACCATCTATCCTATACATTTGACTTACGCAGGACAAAATGAAACGGTGGCTGTTCATAGCAAAACAGTCACTGATCGCGTCATCAAGGGACATGTCGAAGGATATAAATTTGGTTCAAAACCTCTTATCCCCACTTCTATCTTCGAAATTTTACACGCATTAACATCCAATCAAACGAATCATAAACCACCACTCGAAGGAATCGAACTAACAGCCACCGCTCATACCACAGGAAAAGAATATGTCCAAGTCACTGAAAAAAACGGCTACTTTAAATTTATCGATTTACCCTATGACACGTATACGATCGCTGAAACTAAAGGAACGGATGGCTATTTGATCATTGAACCATTTGAAGTGACGATCAGTGAGGAAGGCTACACACATTTCTTTTTATTAGAAGATGAAATCATCGAATCACGCGTACATCTCATCAAGATCGATCAAGAAACAGGACAACAAATTCCCTATGCTGGCGCACAATTCAAGATTTTTGATACTTGGGCGAATGATGGACAAGGGGCATTTGTAGCAATGACACGTCCGAATGATACAGAAAAAACTGAGATTTTTGAAACGAATCAAAAAGGGGAATTAGTGACAACAGAGAGCTTACCTTGGGGCGTGGATCGCTATGAGCTTCATGAAGTCAAAGCGCCAGAAGGCTATCTCCCGTTAGAAGAACCATTGATTTTCAGTGTAACAGCAGAAAATCATAGTGCATTGATTCGCTTAGAAGTCCCTAACCGTTTAGCAAGACAATCCATTGAATTGATCAAACGAGATCGCTTGAATGAACAACCTTTGGTGCAAGTACCATTTGGTTTATATCAGGTAGAAAAAGCAGAAAATGGCGGGGATATCCTTCAATTTATTGAAGAATATCTCACGGATGATGAGGGAAAAATCGAAGTAAGCGATTTGCCCTATGGGACCTATCAATTTATTGAAGGAAAACCATTGGAAGGGTATTTACCTTTAGAAGAACCTTTAGATTTTTCAGTAACTATTGAAAAAGATGGTGAGTTGATCGTATTAGAAGCCTATAACGAACGCGAAAAATTAGCATTGACGAGTTTGTTCACAGCAATCGACGGAAGTAAGGAGCTTGATCCAACCAAAGACAATCAATTGAAAGACGTAGTCTGGATCAAAGGAGCAGCCATTGAAGTCGGTCATGTGTATACCGTAGTGACCCAGTACCGAAAAGGTGACACCGGAGAACTCATCAACGAAGCAATCTCAACCTACACAGCAAAGAGTAAAGAAGATCAATTTGAAGTTTTTCTTGAGCTGAAAGCCAATACGCTAAAAGACAAGGAGCAGTTGACTGCCACTCACATTTTATACTACGAGTCTGAGCAAGAAAATGAGGTAGCACGTGAAGATGATTTGACGAATCAAGAACAGACTGTTCATTTCAATACACCAAAAGAAGGGGAAAAAGAAGAAACGAAAAAGCAGGAAAATACTCGTGATTTACCTAAAACAAATAGTCGTACTTCTGTTTCTCTAGTAGGGCTAGGTATTTTATTTCTAGGAGTGAGTGGTCTTTTGATCTATCAACAAAAAAAGGGTGGTTTGAATGACTAA
- a CDS encoding PTS sugar transporter subunit IIA, with amino-acid sequence MLEIPSEHIWLNQQFGSWKEAIQQIGEQLLEKRVIQKEYTDAMVARQEAASVYIGNFVALPHGKAKDEQIVEEGIFLFQVPDGVDFGIDEEKKIATILFAVIMRENQQLTSLQELAFFCSDVDQVMALSDAQTVEEIQQILKQAEEF; translated from the coding sequence ATGCTTGAGATTCCATCTGAACATATTTGGTTGAACCAACAGTTTGGTAGCTGGAAAGAAGCCATTCAGCAGATTGGTGAACAACTTCTTGAAAAAAGAGTGATCCAAAAGGAATATACCGATGCGATGGTTGCTCGCCAAGAAGCAGCAAGTGTCTATATCGGCAACTTTGTGGCACTTCCTCATGGAAAAGCAAAAGATGAACAGATTGTTGAAGAAGGTATTTTTTTGTTCCAAGTACCTGATGGCGTTGACTTTGGTATCGACGAAGAAAAGAAAATCGCAACGATTTTATTTGCAGTGATCATGCGAGAAAACCAACAACTAACAAGTTTACAAGAACTCGCCTTTTTTTGTTCCGATGTCGATCAAGTGATGGCATTGAGCGATGCTCAAACAGTAGAGGAAATCCAACAAATCTTAAAACAAGCTGAGGAGTTTTGA
- a CDS encoding BglG family transcription antiterminator encodes MYLSPREKELLTELINSPAPVSIQKMVNVLRVSKRTVYRELEQLERSLKEVNASLKKITRGSFMIEATPETMTQLRQLLNEKEMELSTTERQHAILLELLLTKEPLSLSYFLEKYLISNTTFYADIKQLETSMKQLPLSITRNRGYEITGPEKYRRLLIANILELEINAYEIFHLLEFDTTTNFFFQFIMTDSLLLARQVVREELIQQKKELSDRKLEHLVLILSITIDRVKKNHVLTNETYTGLVNKELLRIAKALFSKIAKETQQLYPVNEIVFFASLLNDFSNSFDQDFFEETFDTQLAYLVKQLIQVVSEATNNPFYQDETLYKMLLTHLSGVFSRAVLQEEQLTNPILEKIMVQYQEIAQAIRQGIEQIFQEKKLSEEEIAYMVLHFANSLEKTPKDSTIKIAGFSPSGLASTSMLELKLKRYFPFVQHIHFYRIADLKKINLEEEYDLVISTSILSGYEGKYLLVSPLLLEEEIKQLKAEFARLTAHRTEHIRLADQPSVIEDTYEETVLMMSKINRLLQHFFIQELDNPETVEATLKDIFDYLPTGLVQDKEKVYQRLMKRYQQAPIGLPHTNMGLFHTSSSEVTEPFFCIFQLKQVLEIEGMDKTKVDLSRMLVMLAPSPIDEATGKLLGKISGALIMNDLNTEIFRSGNEAIIYQLLSKILIDEIKK; translated from the coding sequence ATGTATTTGTCACCAAGGGAAAAAGAATTATTGACAGAACTCATCAATAGTCCAGCACCCGTTTCTATACAAAAAATGGTCAATGTTTTACGTGTCAGCAAACGGACTGTATACCGCGAGTTGGAGCAATTAGAACGATCGCTCAAGGAAGTAAATGCTTCGCTGAAAAAAATAACCCGCGGATCATTTATGATTGAAGCGACACCTGAAACAATGACACAACTGCGCCAACTACTGAACGAAAAAGAGATGGAATTATCGACAACTGAAAGGCAACATGCAATTTTATTAGAGCTGTTACTCACGAAAGAACCATTGTCTTTAAGTTATTTTTTAGAAAAGTATTTGATTAGTAATACGACTTTTTATGCTGATATCAAGCAACTCGAAACCAGTATGAAACAGCTACCATTATCTATCACTCGTAACCGTGGTTATGAAATCACTGGACCGGAAAAATACCGAAGATTGCTGATCGCGAATATCTTAGAGTTGGAGATTAATGCGTATGAAATATTTCACTTGCTGGAATTTGATACGACAACGAATTTCTTTTTTCAATTTATCATGACAGATAGTTTATTACTGGCGCGTCAAGTGGTACGAGAAGAATTGATCCAGCAAAAGAAAGAATTAAGTGACCGGAAACTGGAACATTTAGTTTTGATACTCAGCATTACGATCGACCGTGTCAAAAAAAATCACGTGCTGACGAATGAAACCTACACTGGACTAGTGAACAAAGAGTTATTACGTATCGCCAAAGCTTTATTTTCTAAAATCGCTAAGGAAACGCAACAACTTTATCCAGTCAATGAGATCGTCTTTTTTGCTAGTCTATTAAATGACTTCTCGAATTCCTTCGATCAGGATTTCTTTGAAGAAACATTTGATACGCAACTCGCTTATCTTGTGAAACAGTTGATCCAAGTAGTGAGTGAAGCAACAAATAATCCATTCTACCAAGATGAAACACTCTACAAAATGTTGTTGACCCATTTATCAGGAGTATTCTCTCGAGCGGTACTTCAAGAAGAACAATTGACTAATCCAATTTTAGAAAAAATCATGGTTCAATATCAAGAGATTGCTCAAGCCATCCGTCAAGGAATCGAGCAGATTTTTCAAGAAAAGAAACTATCCGAAGAAGAAATTGCTTATATGGTTCTCCACTTTGCGAACTCGTTAGAAAAAACACCAAAGGACAGCACGATCAAAATCGCTGGTTTTTCCCCTAGTGGATTAGCTTCGACAAGTATGCTTGAGTTAAAACTAAAGAGGTACTTCCCATTTGTTCAACATATCCATTTTTATCGAATTGCTGATCTAAAGAAAATCAATTTAGAAGAAGAGTATGATCTCGTCATTTCTACTTCGATCTTAAGTGGCTATGAGGGGAAATATCTATTAGTTTCACCATTACTTCTTGAGGAAGAAATCAAACAATTAAAAGCAGAATTTGCTCGTTTGACAGCCCATCGAACGGAACATATCCGGTTAGCTGATCAACCTTCTGTTATCGAAGATACTTATGAAGAAACGGTGTTGATGATGAGCAAAATCAATCGATTACTTCAGCACTTCTTCATTCAAGAATTAGACAATCCAGAAACAGTAGAAGCTACGTTGAAGGATATTTTCGACTATTTACCTACAGGGTTGGTCCAAGATAAAGAAAAAGTCTATCAGCGTTTAATGAAAAGATATCAACAAGCACCGATCGGTTTACCTCATACCAACATGGGGCTTTTCCATACTTCTAGTTCTGAGGTCACAGAACCCTTCTTCTGTATTTTTCAATTGAAGCAAGTATTGGAAATCGAAGGAATGGACAAAACGAAAGTTGATTTATCAAGAATGTTAGTGATGTTAGCCCCGTCTCCAATTGATGAAGCTACTGGAAAGTTACTTGGGAAAATAAGTGGTGCATTGATCATGAATGATTTGAATACTGAGATTTTTCGATCAGGAAATGAGGCAATCATCTATCAGTTGTTATCTAAAATTTTGATCGATGAAATAAAAAAATAA